In one window of Pseudoliparis swirei isolate HS2019 ecotype Mariana Trench chromosome 15, NWPU_hadal_v1, whole genome shotgun sequence DNA:
- the ssna1 gene encoding Sjoegren syndrome nuclear autoantigen 1, with product MTQQAAALQNYNNELVKCMEDLCSKREELNRQIKQEEEEKERLQHDIGILSEKLKRVDESLAQRRSARTSFDRTITETEAAYTKILESSQSLLSVLKLEAGNLSKATEPRRKDH from the exons ATGACCCAGCAAGCTGCTGCTCTGCAGAACTACAACAATGAACTCGTCAAGT GTATGGAGGACCTGTGCTCCAAGCGGGAGGAGCTGAACCGTCAgatcaagcaggaggaggaggagaaggagcggcTGCAGCACGACATCGGCATCCTCTCGGAGAAGCTGAAGCGAGTCGACGAGAGCCTGGCCCAGAGGCGCAGCGCCCGCACCAGCTTCGACCGCACCATCACCGAGACCGAGGCCGCCTACACcaag ATCTTGGAGAGCTCCCAGTCTCTTCTGAGCGTCCTGAAGCTGGAGGCGGGAAACCTCAGTAAAGCCACGGAGCCCCGGAGGAAGGATCACTGA